One Festucalex cinctus isolate MCC-2025b chromosome 1, RoL_Fcin_1.0, whole genome shotgun sequence genomic region harbors:
- the nog1 gene encoding noggin-1 yields MDGNLAAVCTVLLVCFGLLAERAGCQHYFLLRPVPSDSLPLVDLREDPDPALDPRERDLNETELRGVLGDFDGRFLAVSPPPPISEEAKSAELPEDDETRQMLSGVLPKEIRALDLDAQLLGRRHKTGKKLKRRLQQWFWAYTFCPVLHSWSDLGARFWPRYVRAGSCPAKRSCSLPEGMTCKPAASAHLTVLRWRCAQRKAGLKCAWIPVRYPVITDCKCACAT; encoded by the coding sequence ATGGACGGCAACCTGGCGGCCGTGTGCACGGTGCTGCTCGTGTGCTTCGGGCTGCTAGCGGAGCGCGCCGGCTGCCAGCACTACTTCCTCCTGCGACCCGTCCCCAGCGACAGCCTACCGCTTGTGGACCTGCGGGAGGACCCGGACCCCGCGCTGGACCCCAGGGAGCGAGACCTCAACGAGACGGAGCTGCGCGGGGTCCTGGGGGACTTCGACGGCCGATTTTTAGCggtgtcgccgccgccgccgatatCGGAGGAGGCCAAGTCGGCCGAGCTGCCGGAGGACGACGAGACGCGGCAGATGCTTAGCGGGGTGCTGCCCAAGGAGATCCGCGCGCTGGACTTGGACGCGCAGCTGCTGGGGAGGCGCCACAAGACCGGCAAGAAGCTGAAGCGGCGCTTGCAGCAGTGGTTTTGGGCTTACACTTTCTGCCCGGTTCTGCACTCCTGGAGCGACTTGGGCGCGCGCTTCTGGCCGCGTTACGTGCGAGCGGGCAGCTGCCCGGCCAAGCGCTCCTGCTCGCTCCCGGAGGGGATGACGTGCAAACCCGCCGCGTCCGCGCACCTCACCGTGCTCAGGTGGAGGTGCGCGCAAAGGAAGGCGGGGCTCAAGTGCGCCTGGATCCCTGTGCGCTACCCCGTTATCACGGACTGCAAGTGCGCGTGCGCCACATGA